The DNA window actgtattttaaaataagTCATCTATTAAATATATCCTATTAACCAGCATTATCTGAAATGCTgtcaaacaataaaatattgatGTTCTGTTCTTCCTAAAGCTTTAGGTTTGCACCATTTTCCTAAATCTGGTGGCACCGTCAGGCTGAGGAACGGTACATATAAAAGAGCAGCCCGCCTCTTTATGTAGAGATCACTTTTACTGGAGCACAGTTCAGTTAGCAACATTGCAGTGGTCATACACACAATGCTGAAATTTAAGTGGATTGCAGTTTTACTCTACACCTTCAGTAAGTAGACCTATCACTTTTTTTCCTCATACAAGAATTACATTTTGTTGAGTAATCCAAGAGAACTGAATCTTGAGACACTGAATGGCCAGTGTAGTTCATAGGTATTGTTTGGTTTTGGTGGAGTTtgaagtttattttgttgtttggttCAGGTTGGATCTCTTCCATAGTCACACAGTTTTATGCTGTGGAGGTTCAGGCTGGTGAAGAAGTCACACTGGAGTGCTCCAACTTTAGCAGACATACTGGTCACATAACCTGGTTCAAAATGACCAACAGACCCAACGTGAGCAGAATCTCATCTATGGTCAGTGCTGAAGGAAATGCTTCTCTCCAAGATGGTTTTCAAGCTGGCAAATTTAACATGACGTCCAACACCTCTGTGCTGTTTCTCAAGATCAAACATCTGGATTCATCTGACTCTGGCTTGTATTTCTGTGGAGAGTACAATGATGAAAAGACGGTAATTTCAAGTGGAACATATTTAAAGGTGCAAGGTAAGAGTGTAATtatgttttctgtcatttaaatcTTGTTATTTTGcatgactttttactgtcatagGCAGTATATTAcacaaagttttatttaaattgtcCATTTTGTAGATGTGTTTGATGGATTAACAAATGTGATGCCTGTGATCCTGGGCAGTTTAATTGTTCTCCTTCTACTGGTCATCATTGGTCTGGCTGTCCAAATCAGGAAATTTCACTCAGGTATTTATatgatttcatttcatttaaattacaAATACAAAAGCAGAAGCGAATTACTGACGGATGGATTGTTCCTGTCATTTAGCTCAAGATGATGGACAGAATCCACAACAGAGTGAGGTAATCTATTTAAGATTTATTCTCACCAAGCAAGATATTAAACTTAACTGCCTTGAACCCATTTAGGGTAACAGTTGGAGGCCGTGCCTGACCATACCAGGCTTGAATATGCACATTTTAAGGAATTACAGGATGCTAAAATCCAAATTAAGTCTCACATATTCATTTTGGCATTGCAGTTTTTCTGTCAAAAGctctttcattttaatgatgAAAGTTCAGTAGCTGGACCCCAACACCAGAAGGGTTCCCTGTGACCTTCTGGATGTTAAGAGGTTAACAAGTAATGTGCAGGATTAGTGACTTTGAACATTTTCATTTACAGAATGTGGACTCTGATGACATGAACTATGCAGCACTGAATTTCCATCCCAAAGCTAAAATCAGAAGGCCTGTACCACAGAGTGAGCTGGACACAAATGTGGTGTATGCTTCTACGAAACACTTGAAAAACAACAGGAAGATCAGCACAGAGTGAAAGCTGTCACACTGATCTCTCGTGAGGGAtttgacacatacacacatgcatatatTCAGTCCTGTTTTTTGAGTATTAAAATCTGATGAACTGAACGGACGAACATGAATATCTCAAGGATTATAATATATAACatgattatattatattttattatattataactGTATAacacaataatgataatattaTTTACACTTTTCAAGCTTTAACtatcaaaaagaaagaaagagcaacCCAATTTTGGGCCATTTTCACAACTTTCTAGTTGTAACTGTAACTGAGAAAATACCTTTTTTTAGCACTATCTGAAAATTCAGTTTCTATTTGCATGtaaattattataataatatataataatattaatttgTATAAATTTTTATTCTAAAGTATTATTCTAAGGTAATAAGGTAAAAGgtaaaatgaaatatatattcttttttaaactaaaaagaTATTTCTACTAATTAAGCAAATAGCAAACTGAATTTGTTATAAcctaatttcacacacacacgactTCTCTGAGAAATCAAGCATAACAAGCAACCACTGTTCCACACACTGTGGCGATCTTCAAACTTCATGTAAGAGATTTACTTCTCTGCAGCTTCTGTAAGTCCTGGAACTGAAATACCTACAAATCACTGATGTTATTCATTattcttctcttcttttgctaattttttttctttattatcaaaGAATTTATGTCTCTTTTGTTTCAGCCCAGGCAGTTCAGTTTGGTGAAGAATTCAAACTGCTCTACTGCAAACTTCTTCTCAGATATTCTGCCTTAGATACATAAACAGAAGCAGTCCTATTTGTCTGACCTACGTGCTCAGATTTTATTAGCAACATTTATATCTACATTCAACAAAGTATTCAAAGTATTAATGTGATAATGGCTGTAGTAAGTAATAAATTGGGCAcatcatttttatcatttaggTGGAAATAAGAATCTTAACAAATAATGTAGAGATGTGAATAAACAGGTGACACAGCATAGCAAACACAGACATTTGAAATAAATTAATGCTTATCTTTAAAGAAGACCTTTCATAAATCTCCTTACCATCTGTCACACATATACTGGTACATTTGTGTATGTTCATATTAAAGATGGCCAAAGTTTCAGATAATGAGGTCGTCTTACGTACGAATAACCCCTGTGAGTCATAAGTACAGACGGCTGATTGTTCAGAGATAAATTTAGTCGTTAAACCCTTGCATCAGTTTGATGTCACAGATATAACTAATCTCACCTACACAGGTCTGGTTGGTAAATCTACAGTTTATGACGGGCAGCCAATCAACAGAAAGCTAGCGTAAACGGACAGTGAGGGCATCAGGAGGATTAGTTTAAAAGGAAATCATGAAAAACTGCTTC is part of the Maylandia zebra isolate NMK-2024a linkage group LG3, Mzebra_GT3a, whole genome shotgun sequence genome and encodes:
- the LOC101471435 gene encoding uncharacterized protein LOC101471435, giving the protein MLKFKWIAVLLYTFSWISSIVTQFYAVEVQAGEEVTLECSNFSRHTGHITWFKMTNRPNVSRISSMVSAEGNASLQDGFQAGKFNMTSNTSVLFLKIKHLDSSDSGLYFCGEYNDEKTVISSGTYLKVQDVFDGLTNVMPVILGSLIVLLLLVIIGLAVQIRKFHSAQDDGQNPQQSENVDSDDMNYAALNFHPKAKIRRPVPQSELDTNVVYASTKHLKNNRKISTE